The genomic stretch CACGGGCATCCTCGGTCAGATTATCTGGCCAACCCTCTCAGACATCATCGGACGAAAAATTACCATCATCATCTGTGGCGTTTGGATGACCATCTCTGTCGCAGCCTTCTACCTGGCGACAAGTTCCATGCTGGTGGTCATCATCCAGTTGGCCTTTGGTCTGGTGGCAAACGCTGTCTGGCCCATCTACTACGCAGCAGCATCCGACGCTGCCCCCGAAGGCGCAACATCAACTGCAAATGGTGTGATCACCACCGCCATGTTTATCGGCGGTGGAATCGCGCCGGTGTTCATGGGGGCACTAATCAGCGCGGGTGGCGGCTGGGAGCAGCGCACCGGCTACATAATTTGCTTCTTGGCCATGGCAGCGTGTGCGCTATTGGGAGTTGTGTTGCAGCTCTTTGCCAAGCGCGATACAAACACTCCAATTAGCAAAACAGTTGCGGCCGCCGTCCACTAAGGTTCTCTGCCCCGCTGAATCGGGTGCCGAGCCGTCAGATCACGCGGTTTACCCGATGGGGCCGCCGCGAGGTGTTCGACCCCATCGCCCTTCTGCAGGGCGATGGCTTGGACAGATTTCCACGCTGGCTTTGTGCCGTCTCCGCACTACAGGGAGGAACCCTGGCTCGTTATCCGCAGCCATCGCTCTCCACCCTCATGCTTAACCAGCCATGAGTTCGATAGCTTAACGTTGCTTAACGACCCCGCATGGACTGTAATGGTGATCACACGCCAACGATCTGCCAGTCATGGACCAACAACGCGAAGGAGGCAAAGATGCCGAGCACCCTGAACACCCCGACGGACCGACCCACCCGGGTTTCCGCCGCGGCGGTCGCGCGAGCATCGGGTGTCTCCGCCGCAACGGTCAGCTACATCATGAATGGTCGACCCGGGGCGTCCACCGAAACTCGTCGGCACGTCGTGAAGATTGCCAACGAGATGGGTTTCCGTCCCTCGGGTAACTCCGCGGGACGCGACCCGCTGCTGACCCGCGTGGTGGGCCTCATCCTTCCGAACATCGTTAATCAGATGTACACCGGTTGGGCGCAACACATTATTAACGCAACTGCGGCGGAGGGCTTCGAAGTCTTTGTCGCAACAACCCAGGACGATCCGGAATCTCTAGCCCAGGTCGCCAGCACTCTGGCGGCTCGCAATGTCGACGGCGTCATTATTGCCGCCGCGCTACGCGAAGATTCGCGGGCACTACGGACCCTGCGCCAAAAACGTATCCCGTATGTCTACCTTTCTAGGCGCTCGGACCACTTGCCCGGGGACTTCGTGGGAATCGATGACGATGCAGCGGCGGCCGAACTCATGGGCCACATCCTTGAGCACGGCTACCGGGAAATTGCGACGGTCATTGGGCCACGCTTCTCCACCGCTTCGATGGCACGCGAGCAGGCATTTGTCCGCACCGCAAGCGCCGCGGGTGTGGTGATCACCGGGGAGCGGAAAATCAGCACCCGGCTGAACTCCGATGGCGGACGGGTGGCCGCGGAAAAACTCCTCGGTTCCGCCCATCCCCCGCGGGCCATCGTATGCGGATCCGATGAGATAGCCATCGGCGTCATGGAACACGCCCTGTCCCTAGGACTACGAATTCCCGAGGATGTGGCGGTCGTCGGCAGCGACGGTCTGCCGCGAAGCCGTTCATTGCTGATCGGTTTGACCACGATCGTCCAGCCGGTCAAGGAGATGGCCGAGCGCTCCTTCGAACTTCTTCTGGACCAAATTACCCATCCGCGAACTACCTACGCGCATTCGGTGTGTACGCATCGGATTCATATTGGACGGACCTGCGGGTGCGTTCCGGGCTCCGCCCACTAGCCACCACCTCCATCATTTCAGCAGCCAGGGGCCGACGCGCCTTCCCGTTGCTACGCCCCCAAATAAAGGCAAAGACATGTCAGCCACTTCGCACCAAACGACGATGAGGTCACCCGAAGTCGTCAACAAGCTCATCTTCCGCCGCGTCATGCCGCTGCTAATTGCCGCATACGTCATGGCCTTCATCGATCGCACCAACATCGGCATGGCCAAAGACCGGATGGAGATCGATCTCGGAATCTCCGCCACCGCCTACGGAATTGGCGCCGGGCTGTTCTTCCTCACCTATGCCTTCTCCGAGATCCCCTCGAACCTGATCATGCACAAGGTCGGTGCCCGCTTCTGGATCATGAGGATCATGATCACCTGGGGCATCCTCTCCGCGTGCATGGCTCTGGTGCAGGGCGAATGGTCCTTCTATATCTTGCGGATGTTGCTCGGCATCGCCGAGGCCGGGCTGTTCCCCGGAGTCATCTACTTCATCACCCAATGGTTTGTTGTTAAGCATCGGGCCAAGGCCAACGGCATGTTCCTGCTCGGAGTGTCCATCGCCAACATCGTCGGAGCTCCGCTCGGTGGCGTGCTGCTGACCCTCGACGGTCTCGGCGGCCTGCACGGCTGGCAGTGGATGTTCATCATCGAAGGCATCCCGCGTGCTTCCTGGCCTTCTTCATCTGGAAGTACCTGCCCAACAAGCCCACCGATTCCACGTTCCTCACTAAAGCGGAGGCCGAAGATCTCGAGGCTCGCATCCTCGCCGAAGAAACGGCCGGGGCTAAAGCCTCGGGCAACTCGAAGTTGCGCCATGTACTGAAGGACAAGCAGATCCTGCTGGTGGTGGCCATCTACTTCACCCACCAGATCGCGGTCTACGCGCTGAGCTTCTTCCTTCCCTCGATCATCGGCAGCTATGGAACCCTGAACACCATCCAGATCGGTCTACTAACCTCCATCCCGTGGATCTTCTCTGCGGCAGGTGCCCTACTGCTGCCGCGCCTAGCCACCAACGCATCGCGCTCGCGGCTGATCGCCACCTCGACGATGGTCGGCATCGTCGCCGGCTTCACGCTTGGCGCGGTTGGCGGTCCGCTGCTGGGCATGATCGGGTTCTGCTTGGCGGCCTTCAACTTCTTCGCCCTGCAGCCGATCCTCTTCACCTACCCGGCCACCCGACTCTCCGGTGCTGCGCTGGCCGGCGGTATCGCCTTCGTGAACACCGTTGGCCTCTTCGGAGGATTCCTCGGCCCGTACGTCATGGGCTTCATGGAGGAAACCACCGGCAGCAAGCTCTCGGGCCTCTGGTTCATCGTGGCGATGTGCGCCATCGGCGCAATGCTGACTCGAAAGCTTAAGCGCGGCACCGAGGACCCCTCCAAATCCTCCGTCGCCGCCCACTAAACCCGTCTACGATCGGAAAGATTCTCACAATGGGAACCCCAAAACTCGACTTTACCGACCACTCCGTTTTGGTCACCGCGGGAGCAGCCGGCATCGGCCTGGCTATCGCCACTGCCTTCAAAGACCTTGGGGCCCGGGTTTTTGTTACCGACATCAACCCCGACGCCGTTGCTGCAGCTAGCGAAGCCGGTTTCACCGCGCTGGTGAATGACGTATCGGATGAGGCTCAGGTCATCGAACTTGCCGCTGCCATTCGCAGCGAATTTGGATCGCTGGATGTCTTGGTCAACAACGCAGGCATCGCGGGTCCCACCGGGCCCATCGACACCCTAGACGCCGCAGCCTGGCGCACCACCTTCGATGTGAATGTCCACGGTCAATTCCACTGCATCAAGCATCTGTTGCCGCTGCTGCGCGAGGCCAGTGACGCCTCGATCATCAATCTGTCCTCGGCCGCGGGTCGACTGGGCATGGCCGGCCGCAGCGCCTACTCGGCGTCCAAGTGGGCAGTGATCGGACTGACCAAGACCCTGGCCATCGAGCTGGGTGACGAGCGCATCCGCGTTAATGCCATCTGCCCGGGTGCGGTAAATGGCCCCCGCATCGAGGCAGTTATTGAAGCCAAGGCCGCGATGCTCGGCCGCCCGCTGGCGGAGGTCTCGGATCTCTACCACCGGCAGTCGTCGCTGAATCGACTCGTCGAAGCCGGGGACATTGCCGACATGGCCATCTTCCTGGCCAGCTCCATGGCACGCAGCATCAACGGTCAAGCAATGGCCGTCGACGGCAATACCGAAAAGCTCTACTAAGGAACCCGAGACCATCATGGCAAATACACGCAAGGTCATCATCACCTCCGCCGTCACCGGCGCGATCCACACCCCCACCATGTCTCCGCATCTTCCGGTCACCGCCGACGAGATCGCCGAGGCAGCCATTGGCGCGGCCGAGGCCGGCGCCTCGATCGTGCACATGCACGCCCGGGATCCCAAGGACGGGCGCCCTTCTCAGGACCCCGCCCACTTCGAACCCATTCTGCAAAAGCTCAAGGCCAACACCGACGCGATCATCAATATCACCACCGGCGGTTCACCGCACATGAGCGTGGAAGAACGCATGCGTCCGGTAATCGAGTTCGCCCCCGAGCTCGCCTCATTGAACATGGGGTCGATGAACTTCGGCCTTTATCCCATGCTGGATCGCTTCAAGGACTTCGAGCACGAATGGGAGCGCGAGGGACTGGAAAAATCCCGGGATTTGGTCTTCAAGAACACCTTCGCCGATATCCAGAAGATCTTGGAAATCGGTAACAAGAACGACACCCGCTTCGAATTCGAGTGCTACGACATCTCGCATTTAAACAACCTGGCGCATTTCCAGGCACGTGGGCTGGCCCGCGGCCCGCTCTTTGTCCAGTCCGTCTTCGGCCTACTCGGCGGAATCGGCGCTCATCCGGAGGATCTGATGCACATGCGTCGCACTGCTGACCGACTCTTCGGTGATAACTACGAATGGTCGATCCTAGGTGCCGGTAAGAATCAGATGCCGCTGGCCACGATCGGTGCGGCCATGGGTTCGCACGTTCGGGTCGGCCTCGAAGACTCGTTGTGGATCGGCCCCGGCCAGCTGGCGGTGTCCAACGCCGAGCAGGTCACCCGAGCTCGCACCATCCTCGAGGCCCTGAACTTCGAGGTCGCCACCCCCGATGAGGCCCGCGAAATGCTGGAGCTCAAGGGCCGCGAAAACGTTAATTTCTAGAAAGGCACCATGAAGATCCTGGTAGTCCCCGACAGCTTCAAGGGCACCTTCACCGCAGCCGAAGTTGCCGCCGCCATCGCCGGCGGCATCCGCTCCACCGGTGCGAGTGCCGAGGAAATGCCCGTGGCAGACGGAGGGGAAGGCACTGAGGAAATTCTCGGTGCCGCGTTGGGGGCCCAGCGGATCTTTGTATCTACGGTTGGCCCATGGCGCGATCCGGTCTCCGCCTCCTATTCGCTGACAAGTGGTGGTACCGCCTACATCAACCTTGCCGCAGCCAGCGGCATCACGCTGTCTGCTCCGGGTGGACGCAATCCCATCACCGCCGACACCTATGGCACCGGGCTGCTTATGGTGGACGCAATCTCCCGCGGCGCCAAGCAAGTGGTGGTTGCCGCGGGCGGATCGGCGACCACCGATGGAGGGGCAGGCGCCTGTGCGGCGATTGCCGATCACGGCGGGCTGCGCGACGCACAGATAACCGTCCTCAGCGATGTCACCACGCCTTTCGAAGATGCAGCGGTCGTCTTCGGCCCACAAAAGGGTGCCACTCAACACGAGATCACGCTACTGACCGAACGTCTGCATACGATCGCTGCGACCCTGCCGAAGGACCCTCGCGGCGTTCCCGCCACGGGTGCAGCCGGCGGTTTCAGCGGCGGACTCTGGGCGCAATACGATGCGCAGTTGCGCTCCGGCGCAGACTACGTCCTTGATACGATCGACTTCGAGGCTGCCATTTCGGATGCGGATGCGGTGGTCGTCGGCGAGGGTCGCCTGGATTCCCAAACTCTGCAGGGCAAGATCATCTCGGTGATCATGGCCCGCGGCGGATCCGTGCCTATTTATGCGGTGGTCGGATCGCTCACCGAGGATGCACCGCTAGATGCCTTCGCTCAGGTCCTTATCGCCACGGATGAGACTCGCATGCGAGCTGCCGGTGCGCAGATTGCCAGGGCGCATGCTCAGGCGACGGCACTTCCGAGCGACGCGAAAGCTTCAAACCGATAGTGGGGGACGGCTCAGCTGCATGATTTCCGCTCGAAGCCACCTGCAAAAACAAGGTCTTCTTGATTGATTCCGGTGCCATCCGTGACCAGCAGTTCTTCTTCAGACGTGTTGTCACGACTTCCGGAGGTGGGCGTTTCATACTTTTCGCGTAGTTGAATAGCTCGTCCGAGCGCAAAGGCCACGATGGCGCCCAGAATCAGCCATCCTGCGATGACTATGGCAACGATTGCGACGACGTTCAAAGTGACACCCACGAGGTGATGCTCGATTGGGATAGCGTCAGGGTGTCACCTAGGAAAATTCCCTGTTCCATGGAATTCACG from Paeniglutamicibacter sp. Y32M11 encodes the following:
- a CDS encoding 3-keto-5-aminohexanoate cleavage protein, producing the protein MANTRKVIITSAVTGAIHTPTMSPHLPVTADEIAEAAIGAAEAGASIVHMHARDPKDGRPSQDPAHFEPILQKLKANTDAIINITTGGSPHMSVEERMRPVIEFAPELASLNMGSMNFGLYPMLDRFKDFEHEWEREGLEKSRDLVFKNTFADIQKILEIGNKNDTRFEFECYDISHLNNLAHFQARGLARGPLFVQSVFGLLGGIGAHPEDLMHMRRTADRLFGDNYEWSILGAGKNQMPLATIGAAMGSHVRVGLEDSLWIGPGQLAVSNAEQVTRARTILEALNFEVATPDEAREMLELKGRENVNF
- a CDS encoding MFS transporter, which gives rise to MDVHHRRHPACFLAFFIWKYLPNKPTDSTFLTKAEAEDLEARILAEETAGAKASGNSKLRHVLKDKQILLVVAIYFTHQIAVYALSFFLPSIIGSYGTLNTIQIGLLTSIPWIFSAAGALLLPRLATNASRSRLIATSTMVGIVAGFTLGAVGGPLLGMIGFCLAAFNFFALQPILFTYPATRLSGAALAGGIAFVNTVGLFGGFLGPYVMGFMEETTGSKLSGLWFIVAMCAIGAMLTRKLKRGTEDPSKSSVAAH
- a CDS encoding SDR family oxidoreductase, whose product is MGTPKLDFTDHSVLVTAGAAGIGLAIATAFKDLGARVFVTDINPDAVAAASEAGFTALVNDVSDEAQVIELAAAIRSEFGSLDVLVNNAGIAGPTGPIDTLDAAAWRTTFDVNVHGQFHCIKHLLPLLREASDASIINLSSAAGRLGMAGRSAYSASKWAVIGLTKTLAIELGDERIRVNAICPGAVNGPRIEAVIEAKAAMLGRPLAEVSDLYHRQSSLNRLVEAGDIADMAIFLASSMARSINGQAMAVDGNTEKLY
- a CDS encoding glycerate kinase, with the translated sequence MKILVVPDSFKGTFTAAEVAAAIAGGIRSTGASAEEMPVADGGEGTEEILGAALGAQRIFVSTVGPWRDPVSASYSLTSGGTAYINLAAASGITLSAPGGRNPITADTYGTGLLMVDAISRGAKQVVVAAGGSATTDGGAGACAAIADHGGLRDAQITVLSDVTTPFEDAAVVFGPQKGATQHEITLLTERLHTIAATLPKDPRGVPATGAAGGFSGGLWAQYDAQLRSGADYVLDTIDFEAAISDADAVVVGEGRLDSQTLQGKIISVIMARGGSVPIYAVVGSLTEDAPLDAFAQVLIATDETRMRAAGAQIARAHAQATALPSDAKASNR
- a CDS encoding LacI family DNA-binding transcriptional regulator codes for the protein MPSTLNTPTDRPTRVSAAAVARASGVSAATVSYIMNGRPGASTETRRHVVKIANEMGFRPSGNSAGRDPLLTRVVGLILPNIVNQMYTGWAQHIINATAAEGFEVFVATTQDDPESLAQVASTLAARNVDGVIIAAALREDSRALRTLRQKRIPYVYLSRRSDHLPGDFVGIDDDAAAAELMGHILEHGYREIATVIGPRFSTASMAREQAFVRTASAAGVVITGERKISTRLNSDGGRVAAEKLLGSAHPPRAIVCGSDEIAIGVMEHALSLGLRIPEDVAVVGSDGLPRSRSLLIGLTTIVQPVKEMAERSFELLLDQITHPRTTYAHSVCTHRIHIGRTCGCVPGSAH